A stretch of the Carassius carassius chromosome 6, fCarCar2.1, whole genome shotgun sequence genome encodes the following:
- the LOC132142916 gene encoding THUMP domain-containing protein 1-like, protein MSETRKRSRKRFGGHAHKKQKGCRELEVGAQGVLITCNMNERKCTSEAFSLLNEYADALYGPEQPADTQDSRSEDEEEDEDAEAALKKEVSQIQSSMKTHQQRFTAVDSGANNVVFIRTHGVDPEQLVHHILSDLHQTKKRKSRVILRMLPVSGTCKAFPEDMEKFLSVFLERWFKAPQRATYQICFKARNSSHNKREEVIKDVAGLVGKLNPLNKVDLTSPELSIIVEIIRTVCCVSVLKDYTLFRKYNLQEVAKEPANQSTGPQEAANQTQEHGDGEKVDGSHAVSTGNRTKEAELE, encoded by the exons ATGTCCGAGACGCGCAAGAGGAGCCGGAAGCGCTTCGGCGGGCACGCACACAAAAAACAGAAGGGCTGCCGCGAGCTGGAGGTGGGCGCGCAGGGGGTGCTCATCACCTGCAACATGAACGAGCGCAAGTGCACGAGCGAAGCCTTCAGCCTGCTCAACGAGTACGCGGACGCGCTCTACGGCCCCGAGCAG CCCGCAGACACACAGGACAGTCGcagtgaggatgaggaggaggatgaagatgcTGAAGCTGCTCTGAAGAAGGAAGTGTCTCAGATACAGTCGTCCATGAAGACACATCAGCAGAGGTTCACTGCGGTGGACAGTGGAGCCAATAACGTGGTGTTCATTCGCACTCATGGAGTCG accCAGAGCAGCTGGTCCATCACATCCTGTCAGACCTCCATCAGACGAAGAAGAGGAAGTCGCGTGTGATCCTGCGCATGCTGCCGGTCAGTGGCACGTGTAAAGCGTTTCCCGAGGACATGGAGAAGTTCCTGAGTGTGTTTCTGGAGCGCTGGTTCAAAGCACCGCAGCGAGCCACATATCAGATCTGCTTCAAAGCCAGAAACAGCAGCCACAACAAGAGAGAGGAGGTCATCAAAGATGTGGCCG GTCTGGTGGGGAAGCTGAATCCACTGAATAAGGTGGATCTGACCAGCCCTGAGCTCTCCATCATCGTCGAGATCATCAGGACGGTCTGCTGCGTCAGCGTCCTCAAGGACTACACACTCTTCCGCAAGTACAACCTGCAGGAAGTGGCCAAGGAgccggccaatcagagcacaggcCCGCAGGAAGCAGCCAATCAGACGCAGGAACACGGGGATGGAGAGAAAGTGGATGGGAGCCATGCTGTCTCCACCGGTAACAGGACGAAGGAGGCGGAGCTTGAGTGA